A genomic window from Centroberyx gerrardi isolate f3 chromosome 14, fCenGer3.hap1.cur.20231027, whole genome shotgun sequence includes:
- the her3 gene encoding hairy-related 3, whose product MVATSDCVKSKPIAGSKVSKPLMEKKRRARINKCLDQLKSLLESYYTNNIRKRKLEKADILELTVKHLRNLQKIQSCPTTASEVSDYHAGFRSCLASVNQYLLMADNLNGSDRWMLSQLSTKLCCSRGLGEVSSTLDSDPAKAETQEAVMQRLLPSTTGPEAGKTQKTRALKPHSASTAPTSHSLPTEIKEERQSPGTKRALLVAAPTQNSLGKTSSSACHSNKFHSVSQCRNEVASTQQNVWRPW is encoded by the exons ATGGTGGCAACATCAGACTGCGTAAAATCCAAACCCATCGCTGGAAGTAAG GTATCCAAACCACTCATGGAAAAGAAACGAAGAGCCCGCATAAACAAGTGTTTGGACCAGCTAAAATCTCTTCTGGAGAGCTATTACACTAACAAT ATTCGAAAGCGCAAACTGGagaaagctgacattttggagctCACTGTGAAACATCTGAGGAACCTCCAGAAGATTCAGAGCT GTCCTACCACGGCTTCCGAGGTTTCTGACTACCATGCAGGCTTCCGCAGTTGCCTGGCAAGCGTCAACCAATACTTGCTGATGGCAGACAACTTGAATGGGAGCGACCGCTGGATGTTATCGCAGCTTTCCACTAAGCTGTGCTGCTCTCGGGGACTGGGGGAAGTCTCCAGCACCTTGGACAGCGACCCGGCCAAGGCTGAGACGCAAGAGGCGGTGATGCAGCGACTTCTTCCATCGACAACAGGTCCCGAGGcgggaaaaacacaaaaaaccaGAGCACTCAAACCCCACAGTGCAAGCACAGCTCCCACGTCCCACTCTCTACCGACTGAAATTAAAGAGGAACGACAGTCTCCCGGAACCAAACGAGCCCTCCTCGTGGCGGCACCCACACAAAACAGTCTAGGAAAAACAAGTTCCAGTGCGTGTCACAGCAATAAGTTTCACTCCGTCAGTCAGTGCAGGAATGAAGTCGCAAGCACTCAACAGAACGTTTGGCGGCCTTGGTAG
- the gpr153 gene encoding putative G-protein coupled receptor 153 — protein sequence MVDEVTTMKDDVINANTLAWLVCSGVSILANTWGILSVSAKQKKWKPLEFLICTLAGTHILNMAIPITMYCVITLRRQHSNYEWNEGLCKVFVSTFYTLTLVTCFSVTSLSYHRMWMVRWPVNYRLSNTKKQAVHTVMGIWMVSFILSTLPAVGWHDTIDRFYTSDCRFIVTEIGLGFGVCFLLLIGGSVAMGVICIGIALFQTFSIQAGHNADKNKFNVPTIVVEDAQGKRRSSIDGSEPLKTSLQITYLISGIVFIYDFLTGFPILVVSFASLKYNRSYNWMVLCVLWCSIAQSILLPMFLWACDRYRADIRMVWEKCVAIMSNDDVDEENSHDGGIHADLIYDRPYDYSSAPEIVTVDRIAKYEFSTLERGVPQGYPLRELQEDKMQYLQVPPTRRYSHDETDMWTSDQIPSYLHRWGSTEDMMATGHYSSSLPRHERRRSSLVSYHEESHHHHHPHRKRRRSEDSMHSLKHLPRVVCGGERYEDDLRCFSRDEVINFIDETPLPSPRKSPRRASAISLIPNVYEQHAVLFPHFPLTDFEREPQALRRLSEHKRSGSRGSSPDSTPKPDRPAGKESPGACGSGKGCREHQREGKQPASPGHSQQTVGQSARRPRTGHGAGAGAAADWGHQKHLSKAESKGSTNSFVSTPSASSSGYITFHSDSVGSTT from the exons ATGGTGGATGAGGTAACCACCATGAAGGATGACGTCATCAACGCCAACACGCTGGCTTGGCTGGTCTGCTCGGGCGTGTCCATCCTGGCCAACACCTGGGGCATCCTCAGCGTCAGCGCCAAGCAGAAGAAGTGGAAGCCCCTGGAGTTTCTCATCTGCACGCTGGCGGGAACGCACATCCTCAACATGGCCATCCCCATCACCATGTACTGCGTCATAACGCTGCGCCGGCAGCACTCCAACTACGAGTGGAACGAGGGCCTGTGCAAGGTGTTCGTCTCCACCTTCTACACGCTCACGCTGGTCACCTGCTTCTCCGTCACCTCGCTCTCCTACCACCGCATGTGGATGGTGCGCTGGCCCGTAAACTACAG GCTGAGTAACACCAAGAAACAGGCAGTGCACACAGTGATGGGCATCTGGATGGTCTCCTTCATCCTGTCCACGCTGCCGGCCGTGGGCTGGCACGACACCATCGACCGCTTCTACACCTCCGACTGCCGCTTCATCGTGACGGAGATCGGCCTGGGCTTCGGCGTGTGCTTTCTGCTGCTGATCGGCGGCAGCGTGGCCATGGGCGTCATCTGCATCGGCATCGCCCTCTTCCAGACCTTCTCCATTCAGGCGGGCCACAACGCCGACAAGAACAAGTTCAACGTGCCCACCATAGTGGTGGAGGACGCCCAGGGGAAGCGCCGATCGTCCATCGACGGATCAGAGCCTCTCAAGACGTCGCTGCAGATCACCTACCTGATCAGCGGCATCGTCTTCATCTACGACTTCCTGACTGGCTTCCCCATCCTG GTGGTGAGCTTTGCCAGCCTGAAGTACAACCGCTCCTACAACTGGATGGTGTTGTGCGTGCTGTGGTGCTCCATCGCCCAATCCATCCTGCTGCCCATGTTCCTGTGGGCGTGCGACCGCTATCGGGCGGACATCCGCATGGTGTGGGAGAAGTGCGTGGCCATCATGTCCAACGACGACGTGGATGAAG AAAACAGCCACGATGGAGGAATTCATGCCGACTTAATATATGACAGACCATATGACTATAGCTCGGCGCCTGAAATCGTGACGGTAGACCGTATTGCCAAGTATGAGTTCTCAACCTTAGAAAGGGGGGTTCCGCAAGGGTATCCATTGAGGGAACTACAGGAAGATAAAATGCAGTATTTGCAG GTGCCCCCTACAAGAAGATACTCCCACGACGAAACCGACATGTGGACCAGCGACCAGATCCCCTCCTACCTTCACCGCTGGGGCTCCACCGAGGACATGATGGCGACGGGCCACTACAGCTCCAGCTTGCCGCGCCACGAGAGGCGCAGGAGCAGCCTGGTCTCCTACCACGAGGAGagccaccaccatcaccacccgCACCGCAAGCGGCGGCGCTCCGAGGATAGCATGCACTCCCTCAAGCACCTGCCGCGCGTGGTCTGCGGCGGGGAGCGCTACGAGGACGACCTGCGGTGTTTCAGCCGCGACGAGGTGATCAACTTTATAGACGAGACGCCGCTGCCGAGCCCCAGGAAGAGCCCGCGGCGCGCATCCGCCATCTCACTCATCCCCAACGTGTACGAACAGCACGCTGTCCTCTTTCCGCACTTCCCGCTCACAGACTTCGAGCGTGAGCCGCAAGCGCTGAGGCGGCTCTCAGAACACAAAAGGAGCGGGAGTCGGGGCAGCTCGCCTGACAGCACGCCCAAACCTGACAGACCTGCCGGCAAGGAAAGCCCCGGGGCTTGTGGCTCTGGGAAAGGCTGCCGGGAGCACCAGCGAGAGGGCAAACAGCCGGCCTCCCCCGGCCACAGCCAGCAGACTGTAGGGCAGTCGGCTCGCAGGCCCAGGACAGGCCACGgagccggggccggggccgcaGCTGACTGGGGCCACCAGAAGCACCTGAGCAAGGCCGAGAGTAAAGGAAGCACAAACAGTTTTGTAAGCACACCCTCGGCATCGTCCTCGGGATACATCACCTTTCACTCTGATTCTGTAGGCTCCACCACCTAA